Proteins encoded together in one Microplitis mediator isolate UGA2020A chromosome 7, iyMicMedi2.1, whole genome shotgun sequence window:
- the LOC130671890 gene encoding odorant receptor 13a-like has product MHHKLINILSKILRYNGIWPVESTTAISFKLLNLILRFFNFFIFVFLTSIIMADAIANRSDLSLITDNLCFLIGCFETMSKAFKFYTEYNNIIKLINDIHEPIDKLISMNNVEIMTRINKLSRFECRQFYILSGVVLLLISARVFGADRANREFPVRAIFPFDKTKSPNYQVLYILISYGVALIDVSLFTLDLMIVVIMRYLTFQLEILISNYKHCRVGSIRNIARNIPSNGLETVESFDEIATVTDNDDDDNGDDEIKNFVIFEIHQKDINNIDTFDWRLKECIKHHQKIVQMLVVLNDCFSFCVIVQILTSTILICLNGFQILLGNSDHHLLIRRIIAINAVLLQLFFWCWYGNKMSTVADSLTYNQWMCGWESEFKRGVSNSVTTSMILSLRSLELRAIGLVPLSLQTFVSAIKKSYSVLILLLTVVED; this is encoded by the exons ATGCATCACAAGCTCATAAATATACTTTCTAAAATACTGAG ATATAATGGAATTTGGCCTGTCGAATCAACAACGGcaataagttttaaattattaaatttaattttacgtttttttaatttttttatatttgtcttTTTAACGTCGATTATAATGGCCGACGCAATTGCTAATCGCAGTGATTTGTCGCTAATTACagataatttatgttttttaattgGATGTTTTGAAACAATGTCTAaggcatttaaattttacactgagtataataatattattaaattgataaacgATATTCATGAACCAATTGACAAACTTATATCAATGAACA ATGTAGAAATCATGACACGGATCAATAAATTGTCACGTTTTGAATGCcgacaattttatatattatctgGAGTAGTTTTACTGTTAATATCGGCACGTGTTTTTGGTGCCGATAGAGCTAACAGAGAGTTTCCAGTTCGTGCCATTTTTCCATTTGACAAAACAAAATCACCAAATTACCaagtattatatattttaatatcttatgGCGTGGCGTTGATAGACGTATCCTTATTTACACTCGACTTGATGATCGTTGTAATAATGAGGTATCTAACATTTCAACTAGAAATATTGATATCTAATTACAAGCATTGTCGTGTTGGGTCAATAAGAAATATAGCTCGCAATATTCCATCGAATGGTTTAGAAACAGTTGAAAGTTTCGATGAAATAGCAACTGTTACTGACAATGATGACGATGATAATGGAgacgatgaaataaaaaattttgttatatttgaaattcaccagaaagatattaataatatagatactTTTGATTGGAGATTGAAAGAATGTATTAAACATCACCAGAAAATAGTCCAGATGCTGGTAGTTCTCAATGACTGTTTCAGTTTCTGTGTAATTGTTCAAATTTTGACTAGCACAATATTAATATGCTTGAATGGATTCCAAATTCTTCTC GGTAATAGTGATCACCATCTACTGATAAGACGGATTATAGCTATTAACGCAGTATTATTACAACTATTTTTTTGGTGCTGGTACGGAAACAAAATGAGCACCGTA gCAGATTCACTGACTTATAATCAATGGATGTGTGGATGGGAAAGTGAATTCAAGCGAGGAGTGAGTAATTCCGTAACAACATCGATGATTTTATCGTTACGATCATTAGAACTCCGCGCAATTGGCCTTGTTCCTTTATCTCTGCAGACATTTGTTTCA